Below is a genomic region from Paenibacillus rhizovicinus.
GTTCCAAACGTTCGCGCTTCCCGAAGGAAACGCCATGCCGCAGCCGACGCGCTGGGACGTGCCGAGTCTCGGTTACGCGACGCAGCCGATCGGCGGGATGATCGTCAATCCGGGCAACAGCGTGCTGAAGGACTTGAGCATCTCGAGGCAAGGCATGATGCCGCATTTCGACGAAGAGAAATGCATTCACTGCGCGGCCTGCGACACGGCCTGCCCGGATTTCTGCTTCGTCTGGGAAGAACAGCCGGACAAGAAGGGCCGGCCGCAGATGTTTCTGCAGGGCATCGATTATCAATATTGCAAAGGCTGTTTGAAATGCGTCGTCGCTTGTCCGACCGAGGCGCTCAATTCGGAACGCGAAACGGACGGGTACGGCGATGATCACCGGGTACCGCACAAATTTGTTTGGAGTGTTAGCAACTAGAATATTCCATATTCTAAAGCAGCTTATTCCTCCGGAATGAAACGCGCTGCGCCGCCAAATCCGGCGCTAACCGTTTCACCTTGGGCATCAGCGAATTAACGTCGTCAAGTGATTCGAAGCGGGATCGGCCGCCGCTATGTGTGCGGCACGGGCCATTTCGCTTCGTCACAACGAAAGAGAGGAGCTTCCACATGGCCATTGAAATCAACAAAGAAGTGAGCACGGGTACGGTCGAGCAGCGGATGGTCTACGAGTCAGGCAACGAGATGGCTGCGTATGCCGCGCATCAAATCAATTATCACGTCATGGGTTATTTCCCGATATCGCCGTCGACGGAGGTCGCGCAGTTCCTCGATCTCATGAAAGCGAACGGCCAGCACGACATCAAGCTCATTCCGGCCGATGGCGAACACGGCTCCGCGGGCATTTGCTACGGCGCATCGGCCGCAGGCGGGCGCGTTTTCAACGCGACGAGCTCCAACGGCTATCTCTATATGCTGGAGCAGATGCCGGTCCAGTCGGGAACTCGCTTTCCGATGGTCATGAACCTCGTCTGCCGTTCCGTTTCCGGACCGCTCGACATTCACGGCGACCATTCCGATCTGTATTTCGCCCTCAACACGGGCTGGCCGATCCTCATGTGCCGCGACCCGCAGGCCGTGTACGACATGAACATCATGGCGCTGAAGCTCGCGGAGGATCCGCAGGTCCGGCTGCCGGTGCTTGTCGCTTCCGACGGCTATTTCACCTCCCACCAGAAGCGCCGCGTACAGACATTCGCGCATCGCGCGGACGTACATGCCTTCGTCGGCGAGCATTCGCCGGAAGGGTTCCTGCATGTGCTTGATCGCAACAATCCCATCACGGTCGGACCGTATATGAACGAACCGGACTATATCAACAACTGTTATCAGCAGTCCATGGCGATGTACAATGCGGCCGAAGTGTTCGATCGGATCCGTCAGGAGTACGAAGCGCTGACGGGCCGAGATTATCCGATTCTGGATCAGTACCGCATGGACGACGCGGAAGTGGCGGTATTCTTGATGAACTCGGCATCCGAGATTATTAAGGACGTCGTCGACCAGCTGCGCGCCAAAGGCATCAAGGCCGGTTCCATCGCGCCGAACATGATCCGTCCGTTCCCGGCGAAGCAAATCGCCGAAGCGCTGCGCGGAGTAAAGGCCGTGACGATCGGCGACCGCGCCGACTCATACGGCGCCCATGGCGGCAACATGACGAACGAGATCAAAGCGGCGCTCTTCACGCACGGGGCCAAGGATACGCTCGTCATCAGCCGGATCTACGGCCTTGGCGGCAAGGACTTCTATGCCGAGGACGGACATCATCTGTTCGAGCTGGCTATCGAAGCCGCGAATTCGGGCAAAGTCGATGTGCCGTTCGATTATTGGGGCCACACGCCGGGCGATCCTTCCAAAGCGCCGAAGCGCGTGCTGGAGCCGTTGAAATACGAGGATCTCAAGACAGGACTGATCACGGTTGACCGTGACGAAGCGACAGGCAAGCTGAAGGTGAAGGTACCTCCGGTCCGACAGCTGACGAAGAAGCCGAAGCGGCTCGCTCCGGGGCATGGCGCTTGTCCGGGCTGCGGCATTTTCTCCGGGCTGGAGCTGTTCTTCAAAGGCATCGAAGGCGATATCGTGGCGCTGTACCAGACAGGCTGCGCGATGGTCGTCACGACGGGCTTCCCGTATTCCTCGCATAAAGCGACGTACATTCACAATCTGTTCCAGAACGGCGCGGCCACGCTGTCCGGCGTCGTCGAAATGTTCTGGGAGCGCAAGCGCCGCGGCGAGCTGGACCAGTACGGCTTGAAGGATGATTTCACGTTCGTCATGATCACGGGCGACGGCGGCATGGATATCGGCATGGGGCCGGCAATCGGCAGCGCGCTTCGCAACCATAAGATGATCATTCTGGAATACGATAACGAAGGCTATATGAATACAGGCGCGCAGCTCTCGTACTCGACGCCGCTCGGCCATCGCACTTCGACATCGAACGTTGGGAAGCATCAAGGCGGCAAGCTGTTCCACCACAAGGATACGGCGCA
It encodes:
- a CDS encoding thiamine pyrophosphate-dependent enzyme, with amino-acid sequence MAIEINKEVSTGTVEQRMVYESGNEMAAYAAHQINYHVMGYFPISPSTEVAQFLDLMKANGQHDIKLIPADGEHGSAGICYGASAAGGRVFNATSSNGYLYMLEQMPVQSGTRFPMVMNLVCRSVSGPLDIHGDHSDLYFALNTGWPILMCRDPQAVYDMNIMALKLAEDPQVRLPVLVASDGYFTSHQKRRVQTFAHRADVHAFVGEHSPEGFLHVLDRNNPITVGPYMNEPDYINNCYQQSMAMYNAAEVFDRIRQEYEALTGRDYPILDQYRMDDAEVAVFLMNSASEIIKDVVDQLRAKGIKAGSIAPNMIRPFPAKQIAEALRGVKAVTIGDRADSYGAHGGNMTNEIKAALFTHGAKDTLVISRIYGLGGKDFYAEDGHHLFELAIEAANSGKVDVPFDYWGHTPGDPSKAPKRVLEPLKYEDLKTGLITVDRDEATGKLKVKVPPVRQLTKKPKRLAPGHGACPGCGIFSGLELFFKGIEGDIVALYQTGCAMVVTTGFPYSSHKATYIHNLFQNGAATLSGVVEMFWERKRRGELDQYGLKDDFTFVMITGDGGMDIGMGPAIGSALRNHKMIILEYDNEGYMNTGAQLSYSTPLGHRTSTSNVGKHQGGKLFHHKDTAQIMAATNIPYVFTGSESLPQDLLRKAAKAQYYAQNVGLVYGKILITCPLNWLSEEKIGQTLIDEAVNSCFFPLYEVEEGITSITFNPEDKGKRIPLADWLKNMGKTKHMTRPEYADALKSFEDEVDRRWQRLKAKHENAYL